The following are encoded in a window of Dethiosulfovibrio russensis genomic DNA:
- a CDS encoding DUF2023 family protein — protein sequence MEIFCHHVYEYWKGLRNLILHTASISEKGQIEHKLNHHGIPYVIHPIGNGRINVFFGHPDCIAVVSRFGTTDLSKLTDEQDFILGIMLGYDRMKQCARYLKKRPDREELIG from the coding sequence ATGGAAATCTTCTGCCATCACGTTTACGAATACTGGAAGGGACTCAGAAACCTGATACTTCACACCGCCTCGATTTCAGAAAAAGGACAAATCGAGCATAAACTGAATCATCACGGGATACCCTACGTCATACACCCCATAGGCAACGGCCGGATAAACGTGTTTTTCGGACATCCCGACTGCATAGCTGTGGTCAGCCGTTTCGGAACGACCGATCTATCCAAGCTTACGGACGAGCAGGACTTTATCCTCGGGATAATGTTGGGGTACGACAGAATGAAACAATGTGCCAGATACCTCAAAAAGAGACCTGACAGAGAGGAACTTATAGGCTAA
- a CDS encoding HD-GYP domain-containing protein, translated as MRRKVASQTEALTAQLDRSERAEREVIRLNSELRRTQREIAFTLGEVIENRSKETANHVRRVAAMTESLALMRGLTVDESRRIALASSMHDIGKIGIPDRILSKPGPLSEEEFELMKEHTVLGYEILSRTGGPLFGIAARIAHEHHERWDGKGYPRGIAGEEISIEARIVAIVDVFDALSHKRVYKEAWPAQRILDLISEERGSHFDPSLTDLFLSNFSVFSEICDSMPDST; from the coding sequence TTGAGACGGAAGGTAGCCAGTCAGACCGAGGCCCTTACGGCCCAGTTGGACAGGAGTGAAAGGGCGGAGAGGGAGGTAATACGTCTCAACTCCGAGCTCCGAAGAACCCAGAGGGAGATCGCCTTCACTCTGGGCGAGGTGATAGAGAACAGGTCTAAGGAAACGGCCAATCACGTTCGCAGGGTAGCCGCCATGACCGAATCCCTAGCTTTGATGAGAGGTCTTACCGTGGACGAATCCAGAAGGATCGCCTTGGCTTCCTCCATGCACGATATAGGAAAGATAGGCATACCCGATAGGATTTTATCGAAACCCGGTCCCCTTTCGGAAGAGGAATTCGAGCTCATGAAGGAGCATACAGTGCTGGGCTACGAGATACTTTCTCGAACAGGAGGTCCTCTTTTTGGTATAGCCGCCCGGATAGCCCACGAACATCACGAGAGATGGGACGGAAAAGGCTACCCAAGGGGAATTGCTGGAGAGGAGATTTCGATTGAGGCCAGGATCGTGGCGATAGTGGATGTTTTCGACGCTCTGTCCCATAAAAGGGTTTATAAAGAAGCCTGGCCGGCTCAGAGGATTCTGGATCTGATATCGGAGGAGAGGGGTTCTCATTTCGACCCGTCCTTGACGGATCTTTTTTTATCGAATTTCTCCGTGTTCTCCGAGATATGCGACTCCATGCCGGATAGCACATGA
- a CDS encoding DUF4198 domain-containing protein has translation MKRSGVLGLACALICSLSVPAFAHFQMVYTPESALTKPETLNLKLVFTHPFEAGHTMDMDGVDSFVMLHKGKKTDLTKSVKPIMWTSLTNSGKGYEAEVPLRGMGDFVFGLVPMPYFEASEGIWMQQCTKMIVNVAGLPTDWNEEIGLPAEIVPLDKPYGLWTGNVFRGVVKANGEPVPFAEIEVEYLNHLPMLEGNSFAAEAAVEAPQDCFVTQTIVADANGTFVYSIPKAGWWGFAALGVITEEYKGAELGKDAVIWVQARDMN, from the coding sequence ATGAAGCGTAGCGGTGTTTTGGGGCTCGCCTGTGCCCTTATCTGTTCTCTCAGCGTTCCGGCTTTCGCCCATTTTCAGATGGTATATACCCCTGAAAGCGCTCTGACCAAACCGGAGACCTTGAATCTCAAACTTGTTTTTACCCATCCCTTCGAGGCAGGACACACCATGGATATGGACGGTGTGGACAGTTTCGTGATGCTCCATAAGGGCAAGAAGACCGATCTCACCAAGTCGGTCAAGCCTATAATGTGGACCAGTCTCACCAACTCAGGAAAGGGATACGAGGCCGAGGTTCCCCTGAGAGGTATGGGAGACTTCGTCTTCGGTCTGGTCCCCATGCCATACTTCGAGGCATCCGAAGGGATCTGGATGCAACAGTGCACCAAGATGATAGTCAACGTCGCGGGGCTTCCCACCGACTGGAACGAGGAGATCGGCCTGCCTGCCGAGATAGTTCCTCTGGACAAGCCCTACGGTCTCTGGACCGGCAACGTCTTCCGCGGTGTGGTTAAGGCCAACGGAGAGCCCGTTCCCTTCGCCGAGATCGAGGTGGAGTATCTGAACCACCTTCCTATGTTGGAGGGTAATTCCTTCGCCGCCGAAGCAGCCGTGGAGGCCCCCCAGGACTGTTTCGTCACCCAGACCATCGTTGCCGACGCCAACGGAACCTTCGTCTACTCTATTCCCAAGGCCGGTTGGTGGGGATTCGCCGCTCTCGGAGTTATAACAGAGGAGTACAAGGGAGCCGAGCTCGGGAAGGATGCCGTCATTTGGGTCCAGGCCCGGGATATGAATTAG